The Salmo salar unplaced genomic scaffold, Ssal_v3.1, whole genome shotgun sequence genome includes a window with the following:
- the LOC123739086 gene encoding uncharacterized protein: MVPHMLEMQPSSMCWDNIDNACENARSREWSDGDGYSRHNMAHWESDPPAGERQYLTQKESEHQWLNREDEAAMRAHYNSQRQNSQMDFRGHRAQETQTPPLYHQEHHRMAQSQNIRDWPNLYGPLRGQAPPNVNLHRSGERTETWAKHEPHFPSNDFLTPLNVERGHEDISHHHNTDQDYMFGWIVNHNNLHYLESKWQMLDPTHSNGHANEPSRGILLNAQGDVLGVVSVEILGVVLVYVLEVVLVDVLGVVLGVGLVDVRGVGLVDVLGPIPAGHPGRSSRLSMSTLLKLRQTVLQTFKTSTSF, from the coding sequence ATGGTGCCCCATATGCTTGAAATGCAACCCAGCTCAATGTGCTGGGACAACATAGATAACGCTTGTGAAAATGCCAGATCAAGAGAATGGAGCGATGGTGACGGATACAGCCGCCATAATATGGCTCACTGGGAAAGTGATCCCCCAGCTGGTGAAAGGCAGTACCTCACCCAAAAGGAAAGCGAACACCAGTGGCTGAACCGTGAGGATGAAGCTGCCATGCGGGCCCACTACAACTCCCAGAGACAAAACTCTCAAATGGACTTCCGTGGACATCGGGCACAAGAGACCCAGACGCCTCCTCTGTATCATCAAGAACATCACAGAATGGCTCAGAGTCAGAACATAAGGGATTGGCCCAATCTCTATGGACCCTTGAGAGGCCAGGCACCCCCTAATGTAAACTTACACCGcagtggagagagaacagaaacatGGGCTAAGCATGAACCCCACTTCCCCAGCAATGACTTTTTAACCCCACTCAATGTCGAAAGAGGGCATGAGGatatttcccatcaccataaCACTGACCAGGATTATATGTTTGGTTGGATAGTGAATCATAACAATCTCCATTACTTGGAAAGCAAATGGCAGATGTTAGATCCCACCCATTCCAATGGACATGCTAATGAACCTTCAAGGGGCATTCTACTGAATGCTCAAGGGGACGTTCTAGGGGTGGTTTCCGTGGAAATTCTAGGGGTGGTTCTAGTGTACGTTCTAGAGGTAGTTCTAGTAGACGTTCTCGGGGTGGTTCTAGGGGTCGGTCTAGTGGACGTTCGAGGGGTGGGTCTAGTGGATGTTCTAGGGCCTATTCCAGCTGGTCACCCAGGCAGGTCTTCCAGGCTAAGCATGTCAACCCTTCTCAAACTACGACAAACAGTTCTCCAGACATTCAAAACGTCAACATCATTCTAA